One part of the Arabidopsis thaliana chromosome 1 sequence genome encodes these proteins:
- a CDS encoding C2 calcium/lipid-binding plant phosphoribosyltransferase family protein (C2 calcium/lipid-binding plant phosphoribosyltransferase family protein; CONTAINS InterPro DOMAIN/s: C2 membrane targeting protein (InterPro:IPR018029), C2 calcium/lipid-binding domain, CaLB (InterPro:IPR008973), Phosphoribosyltransferase C-terminal (InterPro:IPR013583), C2 calcium-dependent membrane targeting (InterPro:IPR000008); BEST Arabidopsis thaliana protein match is: C2 calcium/lipid-binding plant phosphoribosyltransferase family protein (TAIR:AT4G11610.1); Has 3504 Blast hits to 2915 proteins in 204 species: Archae - 0; Bacteria - 2; Metazoa - 2158; Fungi - 82; Plants - 979; Viruses - 2; Other Eukaryotes - 281 (source: NCBI BLink).): protein MTEAKTGTGNERLVVEIVGAHNLMPKDGEDSSSPFVEVQFENQRLRTKVKPKDLNPIWNEKLVFHVIDVNDLRHKALEINVYNEKRSSNSRNFLGKVRVLGSSVGREGESVVQLYTLEKRSLFSSVRGEISVKHYMTTTAENGENVRRVNRSGGSKKSKKVQNVSSSMAIQQQQQQQQQQISLHNHNRGNQQQSQQNGQGQRMLPFYPHQSEIKPLVITALPSPMPGPGPRPIVYSNGSSEFSLKETKPCLGGTSNGLGGLSSHKDKTSSTYDLVEQMQYLYVNIVKAKDLSVLGEVVSEVKLGNYRGVTKKVSSNSSNPEWNQVFVFSKERIQSSVVELFVKEGNKDEYTGRVLFDLSEIPTRVPPDSPLAPQWYKIENRNGGRGNGELMVSVWFGTQADEAFAEAWHSKAGNVHIEELSSIKSKVYLSPKLWYLRISVIEAQDVAIMDKGSSLMRFPELSAKLQVGSQILRTAIASAIPTKSFSNPYWNEDLMFVVAEPFEDCVTVVVEDRLNGGAIGGQNDVAVGRVQIPISAVERRTGDTLVGSRWFSLDNGNNNNRFGSRIHLRLSLDGGYHVLDEATMYNSDVRPTAKELWKPQVGLLEIGILSATGLMPMKVRDGKCGGIADSYCVAKYGPKWVRTRTVVDSLCPKWNEQYTWEVYDPCTVVTVGVFDNARVNENNNSRDVRIGKVRIRLSTLETGRVYTHSYPLIVLHPSGVKKTGELHLAVRLSCGNAVNMLHMYALPLLPKMHYTQPLGVHMLERLRYQTLNAVAARLSRAEPPLGREVVEYMLDHDFHVWSMRRSKANFFRLVNVISGLVAVAKLVEVMRSWSKPVYSTVFVLAFLFMVLFPELLLPCLLLYTAAVGVWRFRRRSRYPPHMDARISHAETVFPDELDEEFDTFPTSRGFDVVRMRYDRVRSIAGRVQTVVGDMASQGERVQALLSWRDPRATFLFLMFCLLAAVGFYTVPVKLTVAISGLYYLRPPRFRRKLPSRGLSFFRRLPSRADSLL, encoded by the coding sequence ATGACTGAAGCTAAAACCGGCACTGGCAATGAGAGGCTCGTGGTGGAGATAGTAGGGGCCCACAATCTCATGCCAAAAGATGGCGAAGATTCTTCGTCACCTTTTGTGGAAGTGCAGTTCGAGAACCAACGTCTCCGGACTAAGGTCAAACCCAAAGACTTGAACCCAATCTGGAACGAGAAGCTCGTCTTCCACGTTATTGACGTCAACGACCTCAGACACAAAGCCCTAGAAATCAACGTATACAACGAGAAGCGTTCTTCTAACAGTAGAAACTTCTTGGGAaaggttagggttttgggttcCAGCGttggaagagaaggagagtCAGTCGTTCAGCTCTACACTCTTGAAAAGAGAAGCCTTTTCTCTTCCGTGCGTGGAGAAATCAGCGTCAAACACTACATGACCACAACGGCGGAGAACGGTGAGAATGTCCGTCGGGTTAACAGGTCGGGTGGTtcaaagaaaagcaaaaaagtaCAGAACGTGAGCTCTTCCATGGCGATTCAacaacagcagcaacaacaacagcaacaaatTTCTCTTCACAATCACAACAGaggaaatcaacaacaaagtCAGCAGAACGGTCAAGGACAGAGGATGCTACCGTTTTATCCACACCAAAGTGAGATAAAGCCTCTCGTGATAACCGCTCTTCCCAGTCCAATGCCCGGACCCGGACCCAGACCCATCGTTTACTCTAACGGGTCGAGTGAGTTTTCGCTTAAAGAGACAAAGCCATGTCTTGGAGGAACAAGTAATGGTCTTGGCGGTTTGAGTAGTCACAAGGACAAAACAAGCTCCACTTATGATCTAGTTGAGCAAATGCAGTACCTTTATGTTAATATCGTGAAAGCTAAGGACTTGTCGGTATTAGGCGAAGTCGTGTCGGAAGTGAAATTGGGTAATTACAGGGGAGTTACTAAAAAGGTGAGTTCAAATTCCAGTAATCCAGAGTGGAATCAAGTATTTGTCTTTTCCAAAGAAAGAATTCAATCATCCGTAGTTGAGCTTTTCGTTAAAGAAGGTAATAAAGATGAGTATACGGGTAGAGTCTTGTTTGATTTAAGCGAGATCCCAACCCGCGTTCCTCCGGATAGTCCGTTAGCTCCGCAATGGTACAAGATAGAGAATAGAAACGGCGGTAGAGGTAATGGAGAGCTTATGGTTTCGGTGTGGTTCGGGACTCAAGCTGATGAGGCTTTTGCGGAGGCGTGGCATTCAAAGGCTGGAAATGTTCACATCGAGGAACTCTCATCGATCAAATCAAAGGTTTACTTGTCTCCTAAGCTATGGTATCTTAGGATATCAGTGATTGAGGCTCAAGATGTTGCAATTATGGACAAGGGATCAAGTCTCATGAGGTTTCCAGAGCTTTCGGCGAAGCTTCAAGTAGGGAGTCAGATACTGAGAACTGCAATCGCATCTGCAATCCCCACAAAGAGCTTTTCAAATCCTTATTGGAATGAGGATTTGATGTTTGTAGTTGCAGAGCCGTTTGAGGATTGCGTTACAGTTGTTGTAGAGGATCGTCTTAATGGTGGTGCAATAGGAGGACAAAACGATGTGGCTGTTGGGAGGGTTCAGATTCCGATTTCCGCTGTTGAAAGACGAACAGGAGATACACTGGTTGGTTCAAGATGGTTTAGCCTAGATAACGGCAACAATAACAACCGGTTTGGTTCTAGGATTCATCTTAGATTGTCATTAGACGGTGGCTACCATGTTTTGGATGAGGCAACAATGTATAACAGTGATGTTAGACCGACTGCGAAAGAGCTTTGGAAACCGCAAGTAGGGCTTTTAGAGATTGGGATTCTTAGTGCAACTGGTTTGATGCCTATGAAGGTTAGGGACGGGAAATGCGGTGGAATCGCGGACTCGTACTGCGTGGCTAAGTATGGGCCTAAATGGGTCAGAACAAGAACTGTTGTGGACAGTCTTTGTCCTAAGTGGAACGAGCAGTACACTTGGGAAGTGTATGACCCGTGCACAGTTGTTACCGTCGGTGTATTCGATAATGCACGTgttaatgaaaataacaacTCGCGGGATGTGCGGATTGGAAAGGTTAGGATTAGGTTGTCTACGCTAGAGACAGGACGGGTTTACACGCATTCGTATCCATTGAttgtgttgcatccctctGGAGTAAAGAAAACAGGTGAGCTTCATTTAGCGGTTAGATTATCTTGCGGTAACGCTGTTAACATGCTTCATATGTATGCGTTACCATTGCTTCCAAAGATGCATTATACTCAGCCGTTAGGCGTCCATATGCTTGAACGTTTGCGGTATCAAACGCTAAACGCGGTTGCGGCCAGGCTGAGTAGAGCTGAGCCACCATTGGGTCGTGAGGTTGTGGAATATATGCTAGATCATGATTTCCATGTTTGGAGTATGAGAAGGAGCAAAGCTAATTTTTTCCGACTGGTTAACGTGATTTCCGGTTTGGTCGCGGTTGCTAAGTTGGTTGAAGTTATGAGAAGTTGGAGTAAACCGGTTTACTCGacggtttttgttttggctttcTTGTTTATGGTTCTGTTTCCGGAGCTTCTATTGCCGTGTTTGCTTCTTTACACGGCTGCGGTTGGCGTTTGGCGTTTCAGGCGGCGGTCTAGATATCCACCGCACATGGACGCGCGTATCTCTCACGCAGAAACTGTGTTTCCCGATGAACTTGATGAAGAGTTTGACACATTTCCGACAAGCAGAGGATTTGATGTTGTGAGAATGAGATACGATCGAGTTAGGAGCATCGCCGGGAGGGTTCAGACAGTGGTTGGTGACATGGCAAGTCAGGGAGAGAGGGTACAAGCTTTGCTAAGCTGGCGTGATCCACGTGCTACGTTTCTCTTCTTGATGTTCTGTTTATTGGCGGCAGTTGGATTTTACACTGTGCCGGTTAAGTTGACAGTAGCTATTTCCGGTTTGTATTATCTGAGACCTCCTCGGTTTAGGAGGAAACTTCCGTCGCGAGGGCTTAGCTTCTTTAGACGGTTGCCGTCTAGAGCCGATAGCTTGCTCTAG
- the XIB gene encoding myosin XI B, with amino-acid sequence MVATFNPAVGSHVWVEDPDEAWLDGEVVEINGDQIKVLCASGKQVVVKDSNIYPKDVEAPASGVEDMTRLAYLHEPGVLQNLQSRYDINEIYTYTGSILIAVNPFRRLPHLYSSHMMTQYKGASLGELSPHPFAVADAAYRQMVNEGVSQSILVSGESGAGKTESTKLLMRYLAFMGGRGAATEGRTVEQKVLESNPVLEAFGNAKTVKNNNSSRFGKFVEIQFDQSGRISGAAIRTYLLERSRVCQVSDPERNYHCFYMLCAAPEEDAKKFKLGDPKIYHYLNQSKCIQLDAMNDAEEYHATKKAMDVVGISSEEQDAIFRVVASILHLGNIEFAKGTEIDSSIPRDEKSWFHLKTAAELLMCNEKSLEDSLCKRIMATRDETITKTLDPEAALLSRDALAKVMYSRLFDWLVEKINTSIGQDPDSKYLIGVLDIYGFESFKTNSFEQFCINLTNEKLQQHFNQHVFKMEQEEYKKEEINWSYIEFVDNQDILDLIEKKPGGIIALLDEACMFPRSTHETFAQKLYQTYKNHKRFTKPKLARSDFTICHYAGDVTYQTELFLDKNKDYVIAEHQALLNASTCSFVANLFPPVSDDSKQSKFSSIGTRFKQQLVSLLEILNTTEPHYIRCIKPNNLLKPGIFENQNVLQQLRCGGVMEAIRISCAGYPTRKHFDEFLNRFGIIAPQVLDKNSNEPAACKKLLDKAGLEGYQIGKSKVFLRAGQMADLDTRRTEILGRSASIIQRKVRSYLAQKTFIQLRISATQIQAVCRGYLARSIYEGMRREAAALKIQRDLRKFLARKAYTELFSATILIQAGMRGMVSRKELCLRRQTKAATIIQTRCRVYLARLHYRKLKKAAITTQCAWRGKVARKELKNLKMAARETGALQEAKNKLEKQVEELTWRLQLEKRMRTDLEEAKKQENAKYESSLEEIQNKFKETEALLIKEREAAKTVSEVLPIIKEVPVVDQELMEKLTNENEKLKGMVSSLEIKIDETAKELHETARISQDRLKQALAAESKVAKLKTAMQRLEEKISDMETEKQIMLQQTILNTPVKSVAGHPPTATIKNLENGHRTNLENQFNEVEVNGNAGKSAAERQLENVDTLIDCVKENIGFSNGKPIAAFTIYKCLLHWKCFESEKTSAFDRLIEMIGSAIENEDDNGHLAYWLTNTSALLFLLQKSLKPAGAGATASKKPPITTSLFGRMALSFRSSPNLAAAAEAAALAVIRPVEAKYPALLFKQQLAAYVEKIFGMIRDNLKKELSALISMCIQAPRISKGGIQRSARSLGKDSPAIHWQSIIDGLNSLLAILKDNYVPLVLIQKIHTQTFSFVNVQLFNSLLLRKECCTFSNGEFVKSGLAELELWCGQVNEYAGPSWDELKHIRQAVGFLVCFTLV; translated from the exons ATG GTTGCTACCTTCAACCCTGCAGTTGGGTCCCATGTGTGGGTGGAGGACCCCGATGAAGCATGGTTAGATGGTGAAGTTGTAGAGATCAACGGTGACCAGATCAAAGTTCTCTGCGCTTCAGGAAAACAA GTCGTTGTTAAAGATTCCAATATTTATCCAAAAGATGTTGAAGCGCCCGCATCTGGGGTGGAAGATATGACAAGGCTGGCTTATTTACATGAACCTGGAGTCCTTCAGAATTTGCAATCAAGATATGATATAAATGAGATTTAT ACATATACGGGAAGCATACTGATTGCTGTTAACCCGTTTAGAAGACTTCCGCATCTATATAGTAGCCATATGATGACTCAATATAAAGGTGCTTCCCTCGGTGAGCTGAGTCCACATCCTTTTGCCGTTGCAGATGCTGCATATAG ACAGATGGTTAATGAAGGAGTTAGTCAGTCTATCTTGGTTAGCGGTGAAAGTGGTGCTGGTAAAACTGAAAGCACAAAGTTGCTTATGAGATATCTTGCCTTCATGGGAGGGCGAGGTGCTGCTACCGAAGGAAGGACTGTCGAGCAGAAAGTGTTAGAG TCGAATCCTGTTTTAGAAGCATTTGGAAATGCAAAGACTGTTAAGAACAATAATTCCAG TCGATTTGGTAAGTTCGTGGAGATTCAATTTGACCAATCGGGGAGGATATCTGGAGCTGCTATAAGAACTTATTTGTTGGAAAGATCACGTGTTTGCCAGGTGTCCGATCCCGAAAGAAACTATCATTGTTTCTACATGCTTTGTGCTGCACCAGAAGAA GATGCTAAGAAGTTTAAGCTTGGTGATCCTAAGATATACCACTATCTCAATCAGTCTAAGTGTATACAATTGGATGCTATGAATGATGCGGAGGAATATCATGCAACAAAAAAGGCTATGGATGTCGTCGGGATCAGTTCCGAAGAGCAG GATGCAATTTTCCGTGTTGTGGCTTCCATTCTGCATCTTGGGAATATTGAATTTGCTAAAGGGACAGAGATTGATTCATCAATTCCCAGAGATGAAAAATCTTGGTTTCATTTAAAAACTGCCGCCGAGCTTCTCAT GTGTAATGAAAAGTCACTTGAGGATTCTCTATGCAAGCGTATCATGGCAACCCGGGATGAAACAATCACAAAAACTCTCGATCCAGAAGCCGCTCTTCTTAGCCGAGATGCTTTGGCAAAAGTCATGTACTCAAGGTTGTTTGACTG GCTCGTTGAGAAGATTAATACTTCAATTGGTCAAGATCCTGATTCAAAGTACTTGATTGGTGTTCTGGATATATATGGATTCGAGAGTTTCAAGACAAACAG TTTTGAGCAATTTTGCATCAATTTGACTAATGAGAAACTTCAGCAGCACTTTAATCAG CACGTCTTTAAAATGGAGCAAGAGGAGTATAAAAAAGAGGAGATCAACTGGAGCTATATTGAGTTTGTTGACAATCAAGATATTTTAGACTTAATAGAAAAG aaaccCGGAGGTATTATTGCTCTTCTAGATGAAGCTTG CATGTTTCCTAGATCAACACACGAGACATTTGCTCAGAAACTATACCAGACATACAAAAACCACAAGCGCTTTACCAAGCCGAAATTGGCTCGTAGCGACTTCACTATTTGTCATTATGCTGGTGAT GTCACGTATCAGACTGAACTTTTTCTAGACAAGAACAAGGATTATGTTATTGCTGAGCATCAAGCGTTGTTAAATGCTTCTACATGTTCATTTGTTGCAAATTTGTTCCCACCAGTATCTGACGATtccaaacaatcaaaattctcCTCTATAGGTACCCGTTTCAAG CAACAATTGGTATCATTGCTTGAGATTCTCAATACAACGGAGCCACATTATATCAGATGTATAAAGCCTAATAATCTTCTGAAGCCTGGAATCTTTGAGAACCAAAACGTTCTACAGCAATTGCGTTGCGGG GGAGTGATGGAGGCAATCCGGATTAGTTGTGCTGGTTATCCTACTAGGAAGCACTTTGACGAGTTCTTGAACAGATTTGGTATCATTGCTCCACAAGTGTTGGACAAGAA TTCTAATGAGCCAGCTGCCTGCAAGAAGCTTCTTGATAAGGCGGGACTTGAAGGATATCAG attGGTAAATCAAAGGTTTTTCTTAGGGCTGGACAAATGGCAGACTTGGATACTAGAAGAACTGAAATCTTGGGAAGATCGGCGAGCATTATCCAAAGAAAAGTGCGATCATATCTTGCGCAGAAAACTTTTATCCAACTGCGTATTTCTGCTACACAAATCCAAGCAGTTTGTAGAG GTTATCTTGCTAGAAGTATATACGAAGGCATGCGCAGGGAAGCTGCTGCTTTGAAAATCCAGAGAGACTTGCGTAAGTTTCTGGCCAGGAAAGCTTACACTGAGCTATTTTCTGCTACTATTTTAATTCAAGCGGGTATGCGTGGTATGGTTTCCCGAAAGGAATTGTGTCTCAGAAGGCAGACTAAAGCTGCAACCATAATCCAG ACCCGGTGTCGCGTATACTTGGCTCGGCTGCATTACCGAAAACTAAAGAAAGCAGCCATCACGACACAATGTGCATGGAGAGGAAAAGTTGCGCGGAAAGAACTCAAAAATCTTAAGATG GCTGCTCGAGAAACAGGAGCTCTTCAAGAAGCCAAAAACAAGCTAGAGAAGCAAGTTGAGGAACTGACATGGAGATTACAGTTAGAAAAACGAATGAGG ACTGACCTGGAAGAGGccaaaaagcaagaaaatgcaaaatatgAGTCTTCTTTAGAGGAAATACAAAATAAGTTCAAAGAAACCGAGGCATTACTCATTAAAGAGCGTGAAGCTGCCAAGACAGTTTCCGAGGTGCTCCCTATTATTAAGGAGGTTCCTGTAGTTGACCAGGAATTAATGGAGAAACTcacaaatgaaaatgaaaagttgaAG GGGATGGTGAGTTCTCTTGAGATAAAGATAGATGAGACAGCAAAAGAACTTCATGAAACAGCCAGGATTAGTCAGGATAGACTAAAGCAAGCGTTGGCGGCAGAATCTAAAGTAGCGAAGTTGAAGACTGCGATGCAGAG GCTTGAAGAGAAGATTTCAGACATGGAAACTGAGAAACAAATTATGCTTCAGCaaacaatcttaaacactcCTGTGAAATCTGTAGCAGGGCATCCTCCAACTGCAACTATTAAG AATCTGGAAAATGGCCACCGTACAAACTTGGAAAACCAGTTCAAT GAAGTTGAGGTCAATGGAAATGCTGGGAAATCTGCTGCAGAACGTCAACTT GAGAATGTTGATACTCTCATCGACTGTGTTAAGGAAAACATTGGTTTCAGTAATGGGAAACCTATTGCTGCATTTACAATATACAAGTGTCTTCTTCACTGGAAGTGCTTTGAATCAGAGAAGACTAGTGCGTTTGATCGTCTTATTGAGATGATTGGTTCCGCGATTGAG aatGAAGATGACAATGGTCATTTGGCGTATTGGTTGACAAACACATCGGCACTACTgtttttacttcaaaaaagTCTTAAACCTGCTGGCGCCGGAGCAACGGCAAGCAAGAAGCCACCCATAACAACTTCCTTGTTTGGAAGAATGGCCTTG AGCTTCCGCTCATCACCAAACCTTGCTGCTGCGGCTGAAGCTGCTGCTCTTGCGGTGATCCGCCCAGTGGAGGCAAAATACCCGGCTCTGCTTTTCAAGCAACAGCTTGCAGCATATGTGGAGAAAATATTTGGGATGATTAGGGATAACTTGAAGAAAGAGCTCTCAGCTTTAATATCTATGTGCATTCAG GCACCGAGAATTTCAAAAGGAGGGATACAAAGATCTGCTAGATCTCTTGGAAAAGATTCTCCTGCTATTCACTGGCAGAGCATTATTGATGGTCTCAATTCGCTGCTTGCCATATTGAAAGATAATTAT GTTCCTTTGGTACTCATCCAGAAGATACACACTCAAACTTTCTCGTTCGTCAATGTGCAACTATTTAACAG